The genomic stretch ATTACCCTACGCTTGGAGGATGGTTCCACCACTCAAATCGATCATATTCTAATCACCCCAAAAGGTATTTTCGTGATAGAAACCAAGCATTACAAGGGGTGGATATTCGCGAAAGAAAACGCCAGAAGCTGGTCTCAATCCCTTTATTACGATAAATTCAGATTTCAAAATCCCCTCCGTCAGAATTATAAACACGTTAAGGCTATCCAGAAAGCGCTTGATTTTATAGAGCCTCATCATGTCCATAATATCGTCGTTTTTAGCGGGAAAGCCGTATTTAAAAGCGCCAAACCTCCCAATGTGTTTTATATAGACGAATTAGTCCCTGCAATCGAACAATTCACCGACGGGGCTTTAAGTTTAAATCGCGTTCAGTTTTGCGTGGGAAGACTTGAGTATATGCGCCTGGCTATAACGAAGAAAACGGATGTTGAGCACCAGGCCCATTTAAGCAAACGGTTTGGTGATTCCTGGAATGGTAGAGTCTGAAGAACGTAAGGAACTAGTTTCC from Legionella birminghamensis encodes the following:
- a CDS encoding nuclease-related domain-containing protein, producing the protein MGLLEVGCVVDVDIFIFLSVFFIGLVVGYAAGRNRKHNAENCGEARVRHRLTQYCQNKEAHVLSNITLRLEDGSTTQIDHILITPKGIFVIETKHYKGWIFAKENARSWSQSLYYDKFRFQNPLRQNYKHVKAIQKALDFIEPHHVHNIVVFSGKAVFKSAKPPNVFYIDELVPAIEQFTDGALSLNRVQFCVGRLEYMRLAITKKTDVEHQAHLSKRFGDSWNGRV